In one window of Aphidius gifuensis isolate YNYX2018 linkage group LG4, ASM1490517v1, whole genome shotgun sequence DNA:
- the LOC122854657 gene encoding WD repeat-containing protein 7 isoform X17: protein MTAGPSLVVPIVLWGKIAPTHCISCIYLSRDQKTLVTGCYDGQICLWQVDPDTLKMTPRCLLVGHTAPIMCLSKASVVMEQNYIVSSSESGEMCTWDVVDGKCREAVKLNNIHTQMLPYVSAGGEDVRLFCSGYYPEVLVMDPFSLEVIFTLSSRVNPDWISALHVLRPAKRKDDVVLALTTTGTVKVWTLLGHENRNSEPLYEHESKQIRCLNALAMTCCPYNQRTVLIVCSKYWQIFDAGDFSVLCSVTSPPGERWMAGDFLAADRVIVWSDEGHGYLYKLPANSVADNSSFHTSSAEDDQPYLYLILTQPDDKPLSCPPAMRLVTVQRQTKTLKYLLRGDSEGVVILWSVPEITNQQLQDITDNKTPKLEPIIKTSLEIAWEAMKPSPVGILDQLDTINDHSIKLTACIYLPQQSRLVVGREDGSIIIVPATQTVMLQLLHGNHQHYDDWPPHQILLGHSGRVNCLLYPHSVATRYDRTHLVSGSVDFAVCLWDLYAGTLIHRFCVHAGEITQLMVPPDNCSPRIQKCICSVASDHSVTLLSLAERKCVVLASRHLFPVVTIKWRPLDDFMIIGCSDGAVYVWQMETGHLDRVLHGIIAEEVLYACDENTIAIAGGSATGGELGLANPAVHFFRGLRHRNLSAIRHATQRGLHQLQQLHGGHGNDHGNQIKSKGAPLMIQGFRSNPKDPESHILFFDIEALIVQALSDEYGAMSPGSLEAQGLISASEYQKVAALTQSASPDAHKKIAGIIAKMKEGAENVHTKLQAKAESVGLKPSTFDGKGEGGQSETTRNNLKRNGAFSEPNVTMEIAQLLLSLLHAWGMDPDLDRVCEGKLGLLRPMVPVSFGVLSKGGYMSLLLPTWQTQLEPAGEPATQLEQRLPAELVRQDRLTKAFTSRAHWELSTTLTSNHLLAVVALSNTLMSMNNATFVLEQERNRKLNRTSNRVSVNWNKAEEESEEHFTAHQAQIKQGWSLLATLHCVLLPDKVAAQGGAKTFKRPQVEMMARRWQHQCLEVREAAQALLLAELGRMGPKGRKSLVDNWSQYLPMYSTQEPIALQPQNNSPPPGSPVPPIDINPDDDDEEEELAEEISITRKPSSVAELKRKQTTAVVLLGVIGAEFGQDVATVYQKKDGDTTIRRKSSVVEGFGIGNNNLARHTSMALTHLLHAPGSSKLPLHTSLRRAAIDLIGRGFTVWEPYLDVSKILLGLLELCCDADKLVPSMTYGLPLTPAADTCRTSRHALALIATARPAAFITTMAREVARFNTLQQNAQTLNVNLSTSVLSRAKPEILRIVEQLIDKMQSEMSDLLVEVMDIILHCLDPGHLKTKSLSEVFPAVCRFNQVSHCSATRRIAVGGRSGQLALYELRGNVKCQTVSAHQAPVTALGFSPEGKFLVSYSCTENKLCFWQQTNSGMFGLGNSQTRCVKSYSTAPINDVARLNPMRLARLIWINNRTVTLMLADGSETRFNV, encoded by the exons atgacagcTGGACCAAGTTTAGTGGTGCCAATAGTGCTTTGGGGAAAAATAGCACCAACTCATTGTATatcatgtatttatttatcaagagaTCAAAAAACTCTTGTTACTGGTTGTTATGATGGACAAATATGTCTTTGGCAAGTTGATCCTGATACACTaaag atGACACCAAGATGTTTACTTGTTGGACATACAGCACCAATAATGTGTCTAAGTAAAGCAAGTGTTGTTATggaacaaaattatattgtaagcAGTAGTGAGAGTGGTGAAATGTGTACATGGGATGTTGTTGATGGTAAATGTCGTGAAGCTGTTAAGCTAAACAATATTCATACACAAATGTTACCATATGTTTCTGCTGGTGGTGAAGATGTCAGGTTGTTTTGTTCTGG aTATTATCCAGAAGTTCTTGTCATGGATCCATTCAGTTTAGAAGTCATATTTACACTCAGCTCACGTGTCAATCCTGACTGGATTAGTGCCTTGCACGTGCTACGGCCGGCCAAACGGAAAG atgatGTTGTACTTGCATTGACGACAACTGGTACTGTAAAAGTTTGGACATTATTGGGTCATGAAAATCGTAACAGCGAGCCACTTTATGAACATGAGAGTAAACAAATAAGATGTTTAAATGCACTTGCAATGACATGTTGTCCATATAATCAAAGAACagttttaattgtttgttcAAAATATTGGCAg atttTTGATGCTGGTGATTTTTCTGTTCTTTGCTCGGTAACATCACCACCTGGTGAACGTTGGATGGCTGGTGATTTTTTAGCTGCTGATAGAGTTATTGTTTGGAGTGATGAAGGCCATGGTTATCTATACAAATTACCAGCAAA tAGTGTGGCTGATAATTCAAGCTTCCATACATCATCAGCAGAAGATGATCAACCATATTTATATCTCATATTAACTCAACCAGATGataag cCATTATCATGCCCACCGGCAATGCGTCTAGTCACTGTACAACGTCaaacaaaaacattaaaatatttactacgTGGTGATAGTGAAGGAGTTGTTATACTTTGGTCAGTACCAGAAATAACAAATCAACAATTACAAGATATAACAGATAATAAAACACCAAAACTTGagccaataataaaaacaagtcTTGAAATAGCATGGGAAGCAATGAAACCATCACCAGTTGGTATACTTGATCAACTTGATACAATAAATGATCATAGTATTAAATTAACAGcatgtatttatttaccaCAACAAAGTCGTCTTGTTGTTGGACGTGAAGATggtagtattattattgtaccaGCAACACAAACAGTTATGTTACAATTATTACATGGTAATCATCAGCATTATGATGATTGGCCACCACATCAAATATTACTTGGACATTCTGGACgtgttaattgtttattatatccTCATAGTGTTGCAACAAGATATGATAGAACACATCTTGTATCTGGTTCAGTTGATTTTGCTGTTTGTTTATGGGATTTATATGCTGGTACATTGATACATCGTTTTTGTGTACATGCTGGTGAAATAACACAATTAATGGTACCACCAGATAATTGTAGTCCAAGAATACAAAAATGTATATGTAGTGTTGCATCTGATCACAGTgtaacattattatcattagcTGAAAGAAAATGTGTTGTATTAGCATCACGACATTTATTTCCAGTTGTAACAATTAAATGGAGAccacttgatgattttatgattattgGTTGTTCTGATGGTGCTGTTTATGTATGGCAAATGGAAACTGGTCATCTTGATCGTGTATTACATGGTATTATTGCTGAAGAAGTACTATATGCTTGTGATGAAAATACTATTGCAATTGCTGGTGGTAGTGCAACTGGTGGTGAATTAGGACTTGCTAATCCTGCTGTACATTTCTTCAg gGGTTTGAGACATAGAAATTTATCAGCAATTCGTCATGCAACTCAACGTGGTTTACATCAACTTCAACAACTTCATGGTGGTCATGGTAATGATCATGgtaatcaaattaaatcaaaaggTGCACCACTTATGATTCAAGGTTTTAGAAGTAATCCAAAAGATCCAGAGagtcatatattattttttgacattgaaGCACTTATTG ttCAAGCATTGAGTGATGAATATGGTGCGATGTCACCAGGATCTCTAGAAGCTCAGGGTTTAATATCAGCATCTGAATATCAAAAAGTTGCAGCATTAACGCAATCGGCCAGTCCCGAtgcacataaaaaaattgcag gTATTATAGCTAAGATGAAGGAAGGAGCTGAAAATGTTCATACAAAACTTCAGGCAAAAGCTGAAAGTGTTGGTCTCAAGCCATCGACATTTGATGGTAAAG gtgAAGGAGGACAAAGTGAAACAAcacgaaataatttaaaacgtAATGGTGCTTTTAGTGAGCCAAATGTTACAATGGAAATagcacaattattattgagtCTTCTTCATGCTTGGGGTATGGATCCAGATCTTGATCGTGTATGTGAAGGAAAATTAGGTTTACTTAGACCAATGGTACCAGTATCATTTGGTGTATTATCAAAAGgag GTTACATGTCACTGTTACTTCCAACATGGCAAACACAATTAGAACCAGCTGGTGAACCAGCAACTCAACTTGAACAACGTTTACCAGCTGAATTAGTTCGTCAAGATCGTTTAACAAAAGCATTTACATCACGTGCACATTGGGAGCTATCAACAACTTTAACAAGTAATCATCTTTTAGCTGTTGTTGCATTATCAAATACATTAATGTCAATGAATAATGCAACATTTGTACTTGAACAAGaaagaaatagaaaattaaatagaacaTCAAATCGTGTTAGTGTTAATTGGAATAAAGCTGAAGAAGAAAGTGAAGAACATTTTACAGCTCATCAAGCACAAATAAAACAAGGTTGGTCATTATTAGCAACATTACATTGTGTATTATTACCAGATAAAGTTGCTGCACAAGGTGGTGCTAAAACATTTAAACGTCCACAAGTTGAAATGATGGCACGTAGATGGCAACATCAATGTCTTGAAGTACGTGAAGCAGCACAAGCATTATTATTAGCTGAACTTGGTAGAATGGGTCCAAAAGGACGTAAATCACTTGTTGATAATTGGTCACAATATTTACCAATGTATAGTACACAAGAACCAATTGCATTACAACCACAAAATAATAGTCCACCACCAGGTAGTCCAGTACCACCAATTGATATTAAtccagatgatgatgatgaagaagaagaacttGCTGAAGAAATAAGTATTACAAGAAAACCATCAAGTGTTGctgaattaaaaagaaaacaaacaaCAGCTGTTGTATTACTTGGTGTTATTGGTGCTGAATTTGGACAAGATGTTGCAAcagtatatcaaaaaaaagatgGTGATACAACAATTAGACGTAAAAGTTCAGTTGTTGAAGGTTTTGGaattggtaataataatttagcaagACATACAAGTATGGCATTAACACATCTTCTTCATGCACCTGGTTCATCAAAATTACCACTTCATACATCATTAAGAAGAGCTGCTATTGATTTAATTGGTAGGGGTTTTACTGTTTGGGAGCCATATCTTGATgtatctaaaatattattaggtTTATTAGAATTATGTTGTGATGCTGATAAACTTGTACCAAGTATGACATATGGTTTACCATTAACACCAGCTGCTGATACATGTAGAACATCAAGACATGCATTAGCACTTATTGCAACAGCAAGACCAGCTGCATTTATTACAACAATGGCTAGAGAAGTTGCTAGATTTAATACATTACAACAAAATGCACAAacattaaatgttaatttaagtACAAGTGTTCTTTCACGTGCTAAACCAGAAATATTAAGAATTGTTGAACAACTTATTGATAAAATGCAAAGTGAAATGAGTGATTTACTTGTTGAAGTAATGGATATTATACTTCATTGTCTTGATCCAGgacatttaaaaacaaaatcattgAGTGAAGTATTTCCAGCAGTATGTCGTTTTAATCAGGTAAGTCATTGTTCAGCAACAAGACGAATAGCAGTTGGTGGTCGTAGTGGACAACTTGCATTGTATGAATTACGTGGTAATGTTAAATGTCAAACAGTATCAGCTCATCAAGCACCAGTTACAGCTCTTGGTTTTTCACCAGAGGGTAAATTTCTCGTCAGTTATTCATgtactgaaaataaattatgtttttggCAGCAAACAAATAGTGGAATGTTTGGCTTGGGTAATTCCCAAACACGTTGTGTTAAATCTTATAGTACAGCACCAATAAATGATGTTGCACGATTAAATCCAATGCGGCTGGCCCGTTTAATATGGATTAATAATCGAACTGTTACACTCATGTTGGCTGATGGCTCAGAAACAAGAttcaatgtttaa
- the LOC122854657 gene encoding WD repeat-containing protein 7 isoform X19, with product MTAGPSLVVPIVLWGKIAPTHCISCIYLSRDQKTLVTGCYDGQICLWQVDPDTLKMTPRCLLVGHTAPIMCLSKASVVMEQNYIVSSSESGEMCTWDVVDGKCREAVKLNNIHTQMLPYVSAGGEDVRLFCSGYYPEVLVMDPFSLEVIFTLSSRVNPDWISALHVLRPAKRKGRFYVHTNDVVLALTTTGTVKVWTLLGHENRNSEPLYEHESKQIRCLNALAMTCCPYNQRTVLIVCSKYWQIFDAGDFSVLCSVTSPPGERWMAGDFLAADRVIVWSDEGHGYLYKLPANSVADNSSFHTSSAEDDQPYLYLILTQPDDKPLSCPPAMRLVTVQRQTKTLKYLLRGDSEGVVILWSVPEITNQQLQDITDNKTPKLEPIIKTSLEIAWEAMKPSPVGILDQLDTINDHSIKLTACIYLPQQSRLVVGREDGSIIIVPATQTVMLQLLHGNHQHYDDWPPHQILLGHSGRVNCLLYPHSVATRYDRTHLVSGSVDFAVCLWDLYAGTLIHRFCVHAGEITQLMVPPDNCSPRIQKCICSVASDHSVTLLSLAERKCVVLASRHLFPVVTIKWRPLDDFMIIGCSDGAVYVWQMETGHLDRVLHGIIAEEVLYACDENTIAIAGGSATGGELGLANPAVHFFRGLRHRNLSAIRHATQRGLHQLQQLHGGHGNDHGNQIKSKGAPLMIQGFRSNPKDPESHILFFDIEALIVQALSDEYGAMSPGSLEAQGLISASEYQKVAALTQSASPDAHKKIAGEGGQSETTRNNLKRNGAFSEPNVTMEIAQLLLSLLHAWGMDPDLDRVCEGKLGLLRPMVPVSFGVLSKGGYMSLLLPTWQTQLEPAGEPATQLEQRLPAELVRQDRLTKAFTSRAHWELSTTLTSNHLLAVVALSNTLMSMNNATFVLEQERNRKLNRTSNRVSVNWNKAEEESEEHFTAHQAQIKQGWSLLATLHCVLLPDKVAAQGGAKTFKRPQVEMMARRWQHQCLEVREAAQALLLAELGRMGPKGRKSLVDNWSQYLPMYSTQEPIALQPQNNSPPPGSPVPPIDINPDDDDEEEELAEEISITRKPSSVAELKRKQTTAVVLLGVIGAEFGQDVATVYQKKDGDTTIRRKSSVVEGFGIGNNNLARHTSMALTHLLHAPGSSKLPLHTSLRRAAIDLIGRGFTVWEPYLDVSKILLGLLELCCDADKLVPSMTYGLPLTPAADTCRTSRHALALIATARPAAFITTMAREVARFNTLQQNAQTLNVNLSTSVLSRAKPEILRIVEQLIDKMQSEMSDLLVEVMDIILHCLDPGHLKTKSLSEVFPAVCRFNQVSHCSATRRIAVGGRSGQLALYELRGNVKCQTVSAHQAPVTALGFSPEGKFLVSYSCTENKLCFWQQTNSGMFGLGNSQTRCVKSYSTAPINDVARLNPMRLARLIWINNRTVTLMLADGSETRFNV from the exons atgacagcTGGACCAAGTTTAGTGGTGCCAATAGTGCTTTGGGGAAAAATAGCACCAACTCATTGTATatcatgtatttatttatcaagagaTCAAAAAACTCTTGTTACTGGTTGTTATGATGGACAAATATGTCTTTGGCAAGTTGATCCTGATACACTaaag atGACACCAAGATGTTTACTTGTTGGACATACAGCACCAATAATGTGTCTAAGTAAAGCAAGTGTTGTTATggaacaaaattatattgtaagcAGTAGTGAGAGTGGTGAAATGTGTACATGGGATGTTGTTGATGGTAAATGTCGTGAAGCTGTTAAGCTAAACAATATTCATACACAAATGTTACCATATGTTTCTGCTGGTGGTGAAGATGTCAGGTTGTTTTGTTCTGG aTATTATCCAGAAGTTCTTGTCATGGATCCATTCAGTTTAGAAGTCATATTTACACTCAGCTCACGTGTCAATCCTGACTGGATTAGTGCCTTGCACGTGCTACGGCCGGCCAAACGGAAAGGTCGGTTCTACGTGCACACAA atgatGTTGTACTTGCATTGACGACAACTGGTACTGTAAAAGTTTGGACATTATTGGGTCATGAAAATCGTAACAGCGAGCCACTTTATGAACATGAGAGTAAACAAATAAGATGTTTAAATGCACTTGCAATGACATGTTGTCCATATAATCAAAGAACagttttaattgtttgttcAAAATATTGGCAg atttTTGATGCTGGTGATTTTTCTGTTCTTTGCTCGGTAACATCACCACCTGGTGAACGTTGGATGGCTGGTGATTTTTTAGCTGCTGATAGAGTTATTGTTTGGAGTGATGAAGGCCATGGTTATCTATACAAATTACCAGCAAA tAGTGTGGCTGATAATTCAAGCTTCCATACATCATCAGCAGAAGATGATCAACCATATTTATATCTCATATTAACTCAACCAGATGataag cCATTATCATGCCCACCGGCAATGCGTCTAGTCACTGTACAACGTCaaacaaaaacattaaaatatttactacgTGGTGATAGTGAAGGAGTTGTTATACTTTGGTCAGTACCAGAAATAACAAATCAACAATTACAAGATATAACAGATAATAAAACACCAAAACTTGagccaataataaaaacaagtcTTGAAATAGCATGGGAAGCAATGAAACCATCACCAGTTGGTATACTTGATCAACTTGATACAATAAATGATCATAGTATTAAATTAACAGcatgtatttatttaccaCAACAAAGTCGTCTTGTTGTTGGACGTGAAGATggtagtattattattgtaccaGCAACACAAACAGTTATGTTACAATTATTACATGGTAATCATCAGCATTATGATGATTGGCCACCACATCAAATATTACTTGGACATTCTGGACgtgttaattgtttattatatccTCATAGTGTTGCAACAAGATATGATAGAACACATCTTGTATCTGGTTCAGTTGATTTTGCTGTTTGTTTATGGGATTTATATGCTGGTACATTGATACATCGTTTTTGTGTACATGCTGGTGAAATAACACAATTAATGGTACCACCAGATAATTGTAGTCCAAGAATACAAAAATGTATATGTAGTGTTGCATCTGATCACAGTgtaacattattatcattagcTGAAAGAAAATGTGTTGTATTAGCATCACGACATTTATTTCCAGTTGTAACAATTAAATGGAGAccacttgatgattttatgattattgGTTGTTCTGATGGTGCTGTTTATGTATGGCAAATGGAAACTGGTCATCTTGATCGTGTATTACATGGTATTATTGCTGAAGAAGTACTATATGCTTGTGATGAAAATACTATTGCAATTGCTGGTGGTAGTGCAACTGGTGGTGAATTAGGACTTGCTAATCCTGCTGTACATTTCTTCAg gGGTTTGAGACATAGAAATTTATCAGCAATTCGTCATGCAACTCAACGTGGTTTACATCAACTTCAACAACTTCATGGTGGTCATGGTAATGATCATGgtaatcaaattaaatcaaaaggTGCACCACTTATGATTCAAGGTTTTAGAAGTAATCCAAAAGATCCAGAGagtcatatattattttttgacattgaaGCACTTATTG ttCAAGCATTGAGTGATGAATATGGTGCGATGTCACCAGGATCTCTAGAAGCTCAGGGTTTAATATCAGCATCTGAATATCAAAAAGTTGCAGCATTAACGCAATCGGCCAGTCCCGAtgcacataaaaaaattgcag gtgAAGGAGGACAAAGTGAAACAAcacgaaataatttaaaacgtAATGGTGCTTTTAGTGAGCCAAATGTTACAATGGAAATagcacaattattattgagtCTTCTTCATGCTTGGGGTATGGATCCAGATCTTGATCGTGTATGTGAAGGAAAATTAGGTTTACTTAGACCAATGGTACCAGTATCATTTGGTGTATTATCAAAAGgag GTTACATGTCACTGTTACTTCCAACATGGCAAACACAATTAGAACCAGCTGGTGAACCAGCAACTCAACTTGAACAACGTTTACCAGCTGAATTAGTTCGTCAAGATCGTTTAACAAAAGCATTTACATCACGTGCACATTGGGAGCTATCAACAACTTTAACAAGTAATCATCTTTTAGCTGTTGTTGCATTATCAAATACATTAATGTCAATGAATAATGCAACATTTGTACTTGAACAAGaaagaaatagaaaattaaatagaacaTCAAATCGTGTTAGTGTTAATTGGAATAAAGCTGAAGAAGAAAGTGAAGAACATTTTACAGCTCATCAAGCACAAATAAAACAAGGTTGGTCATTATTAGCAACATTACATTGTGTATTATTACCAGATAAAGTTGCTGCACAAGGTGGTGCTAAAACATTTAAACGTCCACAAGTTGAAATGATGGCACGTAGATGGCAACATCAATGTCTTGAAGTACGTGAAGCAGCACAAGCATTATTATTAGCTGAACTTGGTAGAATGGGTCCAAAAGGACGTAAATCACTTGTTGATAATTGGTCACAATATTTACCAATGTATAGTACACAAGAACCAATTGCATTACAACCACAAAATAATAGTCCACCACCAGGTAGTCCAGTACCACCAATTGATATTAAtccagatgatgatgatgaagaagaagaacttGCTGAAGAAATAAGTATTACAAGAAAACCATCAAGTGTTGctgaattaaaaagaaaacaaacaaCAGCTGTTGTATTACTTGGTGTTATTGGTGCTGAATTTGGACAAGATGTTGCAAcagtatatcaaaaaaaagatgGTGATACAACAATTAGACGTAAAAGTTCAGTTGTTGAAGGTTTTGGaattggtaataataatttagcaagACATACAAGTATGGCATTAACACATCTTCTTCATGCACCTGGTTCATCAAAATTACCACTTCATACATCATTAAGAAGAGCTGCTATTGATTTAATTGGTAGGGGTTTTACTGTTTGGGAGCCATATCTTGATgtatctaaaatattattaggtTTATTAGAATTATGTTGTGATGCTGATAAACTTGTACCAAGTATGACATATGGTTTACCATTAACACCAGCTGCTGATACATGTAGAACATCAAGACATGCATTAGCACTTATTGCAACAGCAAGACCAGCTGCATTTATTACAACAATGGCTAGAGAAGTTGCTAGATTTAATACATTACAACAAAATGCACAAacattaaatgttaatttaagtACAAGTGTTCTTTCACGTGCTAAACCAGAAATATTAAGAATTGTTGAACAACTTATTGATAAAATGCAAAGTGAAATGAGTGATTTACTTGTTGAAGTAATGGATATTATACTTCATTGTCTTGATCCAGgacatttaaaaacaaaatcattgAGTGAAGTATTTCCAGCAGTATGTCGTTTTAATCAGGTAAGTCATTGTTCAGCAACAAGACGAATAGCAGTTGGTGGTCGTAGTGGACAACTTGCATTGTATGAATTACGTGGTAATGTTAAATGTCAAACAGTATCAGCTCATCAAGCACCAGTTACAGCTCTTGGTTTTTCACCAGAGGGTAAATTTCTCGTCAGTTATTCATgtactgaaaataaattatgtttttggCAGCAAACAAATAGTGGAATGTTTGGCTTGGGTAATTCCCAAACACGTTGTGTTAAATCTTATAGTACAGCACCAATAAATGATGTTGCACGATTAAATCCAATGCGGCTGGCCCGTTTAATATGGATTAATAATCGAACTGTTACACTCATGTTGGCTGATGGCTCAGAAACAAGAttcaatgtttaa